Proteins from one Drosophila gunungcola strain Sukarami chromosome 3R, Dgunungcola_SK_2, whole genome shotgun sequence genomic window:
- the LOC128252197 gene encoding rootletin isoform X1 produces MQAYRDNFKQTPCPSAVDLQPAAPTHPPATASRLPFSRSQRGRDPSASAASVSASAAGALTPRMMSPGPPGGGGGGAGGGVGSGGDPSALLRQNQELRQRLADESHSYRRRLDTYKQAQHNQANLVSRLQSKIQQYRQRCSDLEDRMHETIKPTAGTGPKLTTGPTTSQVLCSTSLTLGQSSLPCSSSLDSPPPSCSRDYVHDDVLVTGGGSAELCRKLEEEHQRCEQVLAQNSALRQQLEESNRTNEALTNDLQKLTNDWAGLRDELLIKEDEFKEEEQAFKDYYNSEHNRLLKMWREVVAVKRSFKEMQTAMKAEVAKMGQEISCVGKDISGSNATVAFAHQQAKRAADEELKQSQRSNDELQNQLATLKVQYESARHEIMERDQRLLELMNQLKKLEDRCAQAESQAALASRYSDEIERLNNSMREIAQAVVQDAENADREADAEVTGGVMQHMHLSRDAASVAGGTGSTTGGGGGGGKSPRRNSTRASQAFAEGTISAVQAALHKYQLALHDMQVKFQHSSETLRTTKSQLETSEGTKQLLTTKMQQLTEKLDSSNSKLSELLQERESLQRGLDDVRTQKQQSEMGRADINSAFESLSADYEKLQLNCGKLQKRIDSMEEDKKAVELEIQRILKDKNITELNLRSEEDRSSRLREETISLREELNRVSLNRDLLEQQRIESDNLINLLEKQKSDLEYDLDKLLLEKCDLQEKHEKLSNNSCSTSDELKSVQSCLQEAQEERKKLRLQSVDQCNEIGELKKELAVLDKARLELETDNLSAGEKLKCLQLEKEKILQDLACVTRDRGDIHNQLTAMCRKKEALNEELMRTRQRLEQTTETNSRLNRNLEEMVKDVEEKQVVIDLHEKDTHRLNELLAALRSEKESLESVLFDTNTSLEATEERRSQLERDLQEALVREETLKNHVARLQKDLEQCQRKAQETKTQLLNAARAAESDFNQKIANLQACAEDAAKRHGEEILQLRNALEKRMQQALQALQTAKDDEIEKLQERLATLQAHLESLVQQHEEALIRAESEKQQALLIAHRDKQAVGERLEAVSRDLKTEQESLDRSRREANARDEKQRAAIAQLKDEMVHMRTKEEEHKIKLEECIRKQELQLSSIREERDTLCRVSEELKMEIRLKEDRMEGTNNELQDALRKSKEGEGFIDSLRKELTDCRRQLADSNIERDKYSGSNKELRDHVKRVESAKREQARAIEEALQKISNLEDTKNSLENERTRLSTILKETENHFTKTTQDLNATKAQLQKAQVEFAQKDEGGKELQSKLVAEVELKERAQQELCQIKKQLSDLEANLCATRQELGRARCQNNQEEHRFHAREQELAQRLEEGRGREKRLEDQKHNLEVCLADATQQIQELKARLGGAEGRIRALDEQLSCVELHKRETEQKLSSVVHTLRRIAGIQVDGSVNLSHRLLSPSRRFSPSRSCGDYDNRSTSQCPDGPIDVDPDLVRKGVRNLMHQVAQLEREKDDYKSQLGAAKKQLQDAAEQQLKCDAKLGKLQAMLRNLQEEKSNLETDRKMKISAIQALEEKLKHRSDECQLLRERLAQTEMQLAATSEENGQNEERLEKSRQQCAKLDNEKRQLQEELAKVEGRASKLDLQRVAMEGDLTRLQMALQEKDCSIRQMAERLENQNRALAQLEDRCTALKSTVDQLKERLQKSAVSETQLRGELKTLQKELSEQGHCSQANEDKLKLVQKSLQTAENEKRILTERLDSAQTNLNELRRSQQAQLDGNQRLQEQVTDLEVQRSALESQLRIAKWNQESGGDKAMVNGNGAGNGEDELSRQLKSSQREKSELRSKLQTLRDKVKQLECERKSKFSGGNAYDRAEKSSSYYAGAADSGEFDSNRYDVGAVNASIGGGGSFNCGLDHSVIEQETRDLRLKVRRLETLLAEKESELARCKARMNDSAKCHEGMDGDRYRSAQMHAEKLLDAREQSHRQQVLRLENQISMLREQLAQEAKRRQQYILRSSKANREMQHLRSTLGDSLRNVSQHPVDAHLLESESRRLDSAVSMSLPPSTCRDYDRD; encoded by the exons TGCTCCACTTCGCTGACCCTGGGCCAGAGCAGTTTGCCCTGCAGCTCGTCACTGGACTCGCCGCCGCCCAGCTGCAGCCGGGATTATGTCCACGACGATGTCCTGGTCACGGGCGGGGGATCCGCGGAACTGTGCCGCAagctggaggaggagcacCAGCGTTGCGAGCAGGTCCTGGCCCAGAACAGTGCGCTGCGCCAGCAACTGGAGGAGTCGAATCGCACCAACGAGGCCCTGACCAACGACCTGCAGAAGCTGACCAACGATTGGGCGGGCCTGCGGGATGAGCTGCTGATCAAGGAGGACGAGTtcaaggaggaggagcaggccTTCAAGGACTACTACAACAGCGAGCACAACCGCCTGCTGAAAATGTGGCGCGAGGTGGTGGCCGTCAAGAGGTCCTTCAAGGAAATGCAGACGGCCATGAAGGCGGAGGTGGCCAAGATGGGTCAGGAGATCAGCTGCGTGGGCAAGGACATCAGCGGCAGCAATGCCACAGTGGCCTTTGCCCACCAGCAGGCCAAGAGGGCGGCGGATGAGGAGCTGAAGCAATCGCAGCGCAGCAATGATGAGCTGCAGAACCAATTGGCCACCCTGAAGGTGCAGTACGAGAGTGCCCGCCACGAGATCATGGAGCGGGATCAGCGCCTGCTCGAGCTGATGAACCAGCTGAAGAAGCTGGAGGATCGCTGTGCCCAGGCTGAGTCGCAGGCTGCTCTGGCCAGTCGCTACAGCGACGAAATTGAGCGTCTGAACAATTCCATGCGCGAAATTGCGCAAGCAGTTGTTCAAGATGCGGAGAACGCGGATCGCGAGGCCGACGCCGAGGTCACCGGCGGGGTCATGCAGCACATGCACCTCTCGCGTGATGCCGCCTCTGTGGCGGGTGGAACCGGCAGCACcaccggcggcggcggcggtggtggaaAATCCCCTCGCCGCAACTCGACACGTGCCTCTCAAGCCTTCGCCGAGGGCACCATCTCAGCCGTCCAGGCGGCACTGCACAAGTACCAACTGGCCCTCCACGACATGCAGGTGAAGTTCCAACACTCCAGCGAAACGCTGCGCACCACCAAGTCGCAGCTGGAAACGAGCGAGGGCACCAAGCAGCTCCTGACCACCAAGATGCAGCAGCTCACCGAGAAACTGGACAGCAGCAACTCCAAGCTGTCCGAACTGCTGCAGGAGCGCGAGAGTCTCCAGCGGGGACTGGACGATGTCCGCACCCAGAAGCAGCAGTCCGAGATGGGACGGGCCGACATCAATAGTGCG TTCGAGAGCCTGAGCGCTGACTATGAGAAGCTGCAGCTGAACTGCGGAAAACTTCAGAAGCGCATCGATTCCATGGAGGAGGACAAAAAGGCCGTCGAGCTGGAAATCCAGCGTATTCTGAAGGACAAGAACATCACCGAATTGAACCTGAG ATCCGAGGAGGATCGCAGCAGTCGGCTGAGGGAGGAGACCATTTCCCTGCGCGAGGAGCTCAACCGGGTGAGCCTGAATCGTGATCTCCTGGAGCAGCAGCGCATCGAGTCGGACAACCTGATCAATCTGCTCGAGAAGCAGAAGTCCGACCTGGAATACGACCTGGATAAGCTGCTGCTGGAGAAGTGCGATCTGCAGGAGAAGCACGAGAAGCTATCCAACAACAGCTGCTCCACCAGCGATGAGCTGAAGAGCGTTCAAAGTTGCCTGCAGGAGGCGCAGGAGGAGCGCAAGAAGCTGCGCCTCCAGTCCGTCGATCAATGCAACGAGATCGGGGagctcaagaaggagctggcGGTGTTGGACAAGGCTCGACTCGAACTGGAGACGGACAACCTGTCCGCCGGCGAAAAGCTCAAGTGCCTGCAGCTGGAGAAGGAGAAGATTCTGCAGGATCTGGCCTGCGTCACCCGGGATCGCGGTGATATCCACAATCAGCTCACAGCCATGTGCCGCAAGAAGGAGGCTCTGAACGAGGAACTCATGCGGACGCGCCAGCGCTTGGAGCAAACCACCGAAACGAACAGTCGCCTGAACAGGAATCTGGAGGAGATGGTCAAGGATGTGGAGGAGAAGCAGGTGGTCATCGATCTGCATGAGAAGGACACACACCGTCTGAACGAGCTGCTGGCCGCTCTGCGCTCGGAGAAGGAGTCCCTGGAGTCGGTGCTCTTCGACACGAACACCTCGCTGGAGGCCACCGAGGAGCGTCGCAGCCAGCTGGAGCGGGATCTGCAGGAGGCATTGGTGCGGGAGGAGACGCTCAAAAACCATGTGGCCCGACTGCAGAAGGATCTGGAGCAGTGCCAGCGCAAGGCGCAGGAGACCAAGACGCAGCTGCTCAATGCCGCCCGTGCCGCCGAGAGTGACTTCAACCAGAAGATCGCCAATCTGCAGGCCTGTGCCGAGGATGCGGCCAAGCGACATGGCGAGGAGATCCTGCAGCTGCGCAACGCCCTGGAGAAACGGATGCAACAGGCCCTGCAGGCCCTGCAAACGGCCAAGGACGACGAGATCGAGAAGCTGCAGGAGCGCCTGGCCACCCTGCAGGCCCACCTCGAGAGCCTGGTGCAGCAGCACGAGGAGGCCCTCATCCGGGCCGAGAGCGAGAAGCAGCAGGCTCTGCTGATCGCCCACCGGGACAAGCAGGCGGTGGGTGAGCGCCTTGAGGCGGTCTCCCGGGATCTCAAGACCGAGCAGGAGTCCCTCGATCGCAGCCGGCGGGAGGCCAATGCCCGCGACGAGAAGCAGAGGGCGGCCATCGCCCAGCTCAAGGACGAAATGGTGCACATGCGCAccaaggaggaggagcacAA GATTAAGCTGGAGGAGTGCATTCGCAAGCAGGAGCTCCAGTTGAGTAGCATTCGGGAGGAGCGCGATACCCTGTGCCGTGTGAGTGAAGAGTTGAAGATGGAGATCCGGCTGAAGGAGGACAGAATGGAGGGCACCAACAACGAGCTGCAGGATGCACTGCGCAAGTCCAAGGAGG GCGAGGGCTTCATCGACAGTTTGCGCAAGGAGCTGACCGACTGTCGTCGGCAGTTGGCGGACAGCAACATCGAGCGGGACAAGTACTCCGGCAGCAACAAGGAGTTGCGCGACCATGTGAAGCGCGTGGAGAGCGCCAAGCGGGAGCAGGCACGCGCCATCGAGGAGGCGCTGCAGAAGATCAGCAACCTGGAGGACACCAAGAACTCGCTGGAGAACGAGCGCACCCGGTTGAGCACCATTCTCAAGGAGACGGAGAATCACTTTACGAAGACCACACAGGATCTGAACGCCACCAAGGCGCAGTTGCAGAAGGCACAGGTGGAGTTTGCCCAAAAGGACGAGGGTGGCAAGGAGTTGCAGTCCAAGCTGGTGGCCGAAGTGGAGCTGAAGGAGCGGGCGCAGCAGGAGCTCTGCCAAATCAAGAAGCAGCTGTCCGATCTGGAGGCCAATCTGTGTGCCACCCGCCAGGAGTTGGGCCGGGCTCGGTGCCAGAACAACCAGGAGGAGCATCGCTTCCATGCGCGGGAGCAGGAGTTGGCCCAGCGCCTGGAGGAGGGTCGTGGCAGGGAGAAGCGGCTGGAGGACCAGAAGCACAACCTGGAGGTCTGCCTGGCGGATGCCACGCAGCAGATCCAGGAGCTGAAGGCCCGTCTGGGCGGAGCCGAGGGTCGCATCCGGGCCCTGGATGAGCAGCTGTCCTGCGTGGAGCTGCACAAGCGGGAGACCGAGCAGAAGCTCTCCTCAGTGGTGCACACACTGCGCCGGATTGCCGGCATCCAAGTGGACGGCAGTGTGAATCTGTCGCATCGCCTACTGAGTCCCTCGAGGAGATTCAGTCCATCTCGCAGTTGCGGCGACTATGACAACAGAAGCACCTCCCAGTGTCCGGATGGACCCATCGATGTGGACCCGGATCTGGTGCGCAAGGGAGTCCGCAACCTGATGCACCAGGTGGCGCAGCTGGAGCGCGAGAAGGATGACTACAAGTCACAGCTGGGGGCAGCCAAGAAACAGCTGCAAGATGCCGCCGAGCAGCAACTGAAATGCGATGCCAAGCTGGGCAAGCTGCAGGCCATGCTGAGGAACCTGCAGGAGGAGAAGAGCAACCTGGAAACGGATCGTAAGATGAAGATCTCCGCCATCCAGGCGCTGGAGGAGAAGCTCAAACACCGCAGCGACGAGTGTCAGTTGCTGCGGGAACGATTGGCCCAGACGGAGATGCAACTGGCGGCCACCTCCGAGGAGAATGGCCAGAACGAGGAGCGGCTTGAGAAGAGCCGGCAGCAGTGCGCCAAGCTGGACAACGAGAAGCGCCAGCTGCAGGAGGAGCTGGCCAAGGTGGAGGGCAGGGCCAGCAAACTGGATCTCCAGCGGGTGGCCATGGAGGGCGACCTCACCCGGCTGCAGATGGCCCTGCAGGAGAAGGACTGCAGCATTCGGCAGATGGCCGAGCGCCTGGAGAACCAGAATCGCGCTCTCGCCCAGCTGGAGGATCGCTGCACCGCGCTCAAGTCCACCGTGGATCAGCTGAAGGAACGCCTCCAGAAGTCCGCCGTGAGCGAGACGCAGCTGCGGGGCGAGCTGAAGACCCTGCAGAAGGAGCTCTCCGAGCAGGGCCACTGCTCGCAGGCCAACGAGGACAAGCTGAAGCTGGTGCAGAAGTCCCTGCAGACCGCCGAGAACGAGAAGCGCATCCTCACCGAGCGCCTGGACAGCGCCCAGACCAATCTCAACGAGCTGCGCCGCAGCCAGCAGGCCCAGCTGGATGGCAACCAGCGGCTGCAGGAACAGGTCACCGACCTGGAGGTGCAGCGTTCGGCCCTCGAGTCGCAGTTGCGCATTGCCAAGTGGAACCAGGAGAGCGGCGGCGACAAGGCCATGGTCAACGGCAATGGAGCTGGCAATGGCGAGGATGAACTCAGCAGGCAGCTGAAATCCTCGCAGCGGGAAAAGTCAGAGCTACGCAGCAAGCTGCAGACACTACGG GACAAAGTCAAGCAGCTGGAGTGCGAGCGGAAGAGCAAGTTCTCCGGTGGAAACGCCTACGATCGGGCCGAGAAGTCCAGCTCCTATTATGCTGGGGCGGCTGATTCCGGGGAGTTCGATTCCAATCGTTACGATGTGGGCGCAGTCAACGCCAGCATCGGAGGCGGCGGATCCTTCAACTGTGGACTGGATCACAGTGTGATCGAGCAGGAGACTCGAGATTTGCGACTCAAGGTGCGCCGCCTGGAGACACTGCTGGCGGAGAAGGAGTCGGAGTTGGCGCGATGCAAGGCGCGGATGAACGACAGCGCCAAGTGTCATGAGGGCATGGACGGGGATCGCTATCGCAGTGCCCAAATGCACGCCGAGAAGCTTCTAGACGCCAGGGAGCAATCGCATCGCCAGCAGGTTTTGCGTCTGGAAAATCAG ATCTCCATGCTGCGCGAGCAGTTGGCCCAGGAGGCCAAGAGGCGGCAACAGTATATTCTACGCAGCTCAAAGGCCAACCGGGAGATGCAGCACCTGAGGAGCACTCTTGGGGATTCCCTGCGCAACGTGTCCCAGCACCCGGTGGATGCCCACCTCCTGGAAAGCGAAAGTCGACG TCTCGATTCAGCCGTTTCGATGAGTCTGCCGCCGTCGACCTGCCGGGACTATGATCGCGATTAG
- the LOC128252197 gene encoding rootletin isoform X2: protein MEEDKKAVELEIQRILKDKNITELNLRSEEDRSSRLREETISLREELNRVSLNRDLLEQQRIESDNLINLLEKQKSDLEYDLDKLLLEKCDLQEKHEKLSNNSCSTSDELKSVQSCLQEAQEERKKLRLQSVDQCNEIGELKKELAVLDKARLELETDNLSAGEKLKCLQLEKEKILQDLACVTRDRGDIHNQLTAMCRKKEALNEELMRTRQRLEQTTETNSRLNRNLEEMVKDVEEKQVVIDLHEKDTHRLNELLAALRSEKESLESVLFDTNTSLEATEERRSQLERDLQEALVREETLKNHVARLQKDLEQCQRKAQETKTQLLNAARAAESDFNQKIANLQACAEDAAKRHGEEILQLRNALEKRMQQALQALQTAKDDEIEKLQERLATLQAHLESLVQQHEEALIRAESEKQQALLIAHRDKQAVGERLEAVSRDLKTEQESLDRSRREANARDEKQRAAIAQLKDEMVHMRTKEEEHKIKLEECIRKQELQLSSIREERDTLCRVSEELKMEIRLKEDRMEGTNNELQDALRKSKEGEGFIDSLRKELTDCRRQLADSNIERDKYSGSNKELRDHVKRVESAKREQARAIEEALQKISNLEDTKNSLENERTRLSTILKETENHFTKTTQDLNATKAQLQKAQVEFAQKDEGGKELQSKLVAEVELKERAQQELCQIKKQLSDLEANLCATRQELGRARCQNNQEEHRFHAREQELAQRLEEGRGREKRLEDQKHNLEVCLADATQQIQELKARLGGAEGRIRALDEQLSCVELHKRETEQKLSSVVHTLRRIAGIQVDGSVNLSHRLLSPSRRFSPSRSCGDYDNRSTSQCPDGPIDVDPDLVRKGVRNLMHQVAQLEREKDDYKSQLGAAKKQLQDAAEQQLKCDAKLGKLQAMLRNLQEEKSNLETDRKMKISAIQALEEKLKHRSDECQLLRERLAQTEMQLAATSEENGQNEERLEKSRQQCAKLDNEKRQLQEELAKVEGRASKLDLQRVAMEGDLTRLQMALQEKDCSIRQMAERLENQNRALAQLEDRCTALKSTVDQLKERLQKSAVSETQLRGELKTLQKELSEQGHCSQANEDKLKLVQKSLQTAENEKRILTERLDSAQTNLNELRRSQQAQLDGNQRLQEQVTDLEVQRSALESQLRIAKWNQESGGDKAMVNGNGAGNGEDELSRQLKSSQREKSELRSKLQTLRDKVKQLECERKSKFSGGNAYDRAEKSSSYYAGAADSGEFDSNRYDVGAVNASIGGGGSFNCGLDHSVIEQETRDLRLKVRRLETLLAEKESELARCKARMNDSAKCHEGMDGDRYRSAQMHAEKLLDAREQSHRQQVLRLENQISMLREQLAQEAKRRQQYILRSSKANREMQHLRSTLGDSLRNVSQHPVDAHLLESESRRLDSAVSMSLPPSTCRDYDRD from the exons ATGGAGGAGGACAAAAAGGCCGTCGAGCTGGAAATCCAGCGTATTCTGAAGGACAAGAACATCACCGAATTGAACCTGAG ATCCGAGGAGGATCGCAGCAGTCGGCTGAGGGAGGAGACCATTTCCCTGCGCGAGGAGCTCAACCGGGTGAGCCTGAATCGTGATCTCCTGGAGCAGCAGCGCATCGAGTCGGACAACCTGATCAATCTGCTCGAGAAGCAGAAGTCCGACCTGGAATACGACCTGGATAAGCTGCTGCTGGAGAAGTGCGATCTGCAGGAGAAGCACGAGAAGCTATCCAACAACAGCTGCTCCACCAGCGATGAGCTGAAGAGCGTTCAAAGTTGCCTGCAGGAGGCGCAGGAGGAGCGCAAGAAGCTGCGCCTCCAGTCCGTCGATCAATGCAACGAGATCGGGGagctcaagaaggagctggcGGTGTTGGACAAGGCTCGACTCGAACTGGAGACGGACAACCTGTCCGCCGGCGAAAAGCTCAAGTGCCTGCAGCTGGAGAAGGAGAAGATTCTGCAGGATCTGGCCTGCGTCACCCGGGATCGCGGTGATATCCACAATCAGCTCACAGCCATGTGCCGCAAGAAGGAGGCTCTGAACGAGGAACTCATGCGGACGCGCCAGCGCTTGGAGCAAACCACCGAAACGAACAGTCGCCTGAACAGGAATCTGGAGGAGATGGTCAAGGATGTGGAGGAGAAGCAGGTGGTCATCGATCTGCATGAGAAGGACACACACCGTCTGAACGAGCTGCTGGCCGCTCTGCGCTCGGAGAAGGAGTCCCTGGAGTCGGTGCTCTTCGACACGAACACCTCGCTGGAGGCCACCGAGGAGCGTCGCAGCCAGCTGGAGCGGGATCTGCAGGAGGCATTGGTGCGGGAGGAGACGCTCAAAAACCATGTGGCCCGACTGCAGAAGGATCTGGAGCAGTGCCAGCGCAAGGCGCAGGAGACCAAGACGCAGCTGCTCAATGCCGCCCGTGCCGCCGAGAGTGACTTCAACCAGAAGATCGCCAATCTGCAGGCCTGTGCCGAGGATGCGGCCAAGCGACATGGCGAGGAGATCCTGCAGCTGCGCAACGCCCTGGAGAAACGGATGCAACAGGCCCTGCAGGCCCTGCAAACGGCCAAGGACGACGAGATCGAGAAGCTGCAGGAGCGCCTGGCCACCCTGCAGGCCCACCTCGAGAGCCTGGTGCAGCAGCACGAGGAGGCCCTCATCCGGGCCGAGAGCGAGAAGCAGCAGGCTCTGCTGATCGCCCACCGGGACAAGCAGGCGGTGGGTGAGCGCCTTGAGGCGGTCTCCCGGGATCTCAAGACCGAGCAGGAGTCCCTCGATCGCAGCCGGCGGGAGGCCAATGCCCGCGACGAGAAGCAGAGGGCGGCCATCGCCCAGCTCAAGGACGAAATGGTGCACATGCGCAccaaggaggaggagcacAA GATTAAGCTGGAGGAGTGCATTCGCAAGCAGGAGCTCCAGTTGAGTAGCATTCGGGAGGAGCGCGATACCCTGTGCCGTGTGAGTGAAGAGTTGAAGATGGAGATCCGGCTGAAGGAGGACAGAATGGAGGGCACCAACAACGAGCTGCAGGATGCACTGCGCAAGTCCAAGGAGG GCGAGGGCTTCATCGACAGTTTGCGCAAGGAGCTGACCGACTGTCGTCGGCAGTTGGCGGACAGCAACATCGAGCGGGACAAGTACTCCGGCAGCAACAAGGAGTTGCGCGACCATGTGAAGCGCGTGGAGAGCGCCAAGCGGGAGCAGGCACGCGCCATCGAGGAGGCGCTGCAGAAGATCAGCAACCTGGAGGACACCAAGAACTCGCTGGAGAACGAGCGCACCCGGTTGAGCACCATTCTCAAGGAGACGGAGAATCACTTTACGAAGACCACACAGGATCTGAACGCCACCAAGGCGCAGTTGCAGAAGGCACAGGTGGAGTTTGCCCAAAAGGACGAGGGTGGCAAGGAGTTGCAGTCCAAGCTGGTGGCCGAAGTGGAGCTGAAGGAGCGGGCGCAGCAGGAGCTCTGCCAAATCAAGAAGCAGCTGTCCGATCTGGAGGCCAATCTGTGTGCCACCCGCCAGGAGTTGGGCCGGGCTCGGTGCCAGAACAACCAGGAGGAGCATCGCTTCCATGCGCGGGAGCAGGAGTTGGCCCAGCGCCTGGAGGAGGGTCGTGGCAGGGAGAAGCGGCTGGAGGACCAGAAGCACAACCTGGAGGTCTGCCTGGCGGATGCCACGCAGCAGATCCAGGAGCTGAAGGCCCGTCTGGGCGGAGCCGAGGGTCGCATCCGGGCCCTGGATGAGCAGCTGTCCTGCGTGGAGCTGCACAAGCGGGAGACCGAGCAGAAGCTCTCCTCAGTGGTGCACACACTGCGCCGGATTGCCGGCATCCAAGTGGACGGCAGTGTGAATCTGTCGCATCGCCTACTGAGTCCCTCGAGGAGATTCAGTCCATCTCGCAGTTGCGGCGACTATGACAACAGAAGCACCTCCCAGTGTCCGGATGGACCCATCGATGTGGACCCGGATCTGGTGCGCAAGGGAGTCCGCAACCTGATGCACCAGGTGGCGCAGCTGGAGCGCGAGAAGGATGACTACAAGTCACAGCTGGGGGCAGCCAAGAAACAGCTGCAAGATGCCGCCGAGCAGCAACTGAAATGCGATGCCAAGCTGGGCAAGCTGCAGGCCATGCTGAGGAACCTGCAGGAGGAGAAGAGCAACCTGGAAACGGATCGTAAGATGAAGATCTCCGCCATCCAGGCGCTGGAGGAGAAGCTCAAACACCGCAGCGACGAGTGTCAGTTGCTGCGGGAACGATTGGCCCAGACGGAGATGCAACTGGCGGCCACCTCCGAGGAGAATGGCCAGAACGAGGAGCGGCTTGAGAAGAGCCGGCAGCAGTGCGCCAAGCTGGACAACGAGAAGCGCCAGCTGCAGGAGGAGCTGGCCAAGGTGGAGGGCAGGGCCAGCAAACTGGATCTCCAGCGGGTGGCCATGGAGGGCGACCTCACCCGGCTGCAGATGGCCCTGCAGGAGAAGGACTGCAGCATTCGGCAGATGGCCGAGCGCCTGGAGAACCAGAATCGCGCTCTCGCCCAGCTGGAGGATCGCTGCACCGCGCTCAAGTCCACCGTGGATCAGCTGAAGGAACGCCTCCAGAAGTCCGCCGTGAGCGAGACGCAGCTGCGGGGCGAGCTGAAGACCCTGCAGAAGGAGCTCTCCGAGCAGGGCCACTGCTCGCAGGCCAACGAGGACAAGCTGAAGCTGGTGCAGAAGTCCCTGCAGACCGCCGAGAACGAGAAGCGCATCCTCACCGAGCGCCTGGACAGCGCCCAGACCAATCTCAACGAGCTGCGCCGCAGCCAGCAGGCCCAGCTGGATGGCAACCAGCGGCTGCAGGAACAGGTCACCGACCTGGAGGTGCAGCGTTCGGCCCTCGAGTCGCAGTTGCGCATTGCCAAGTGGAACCAGGAGAGCGGCGGCGACAAGGCCATGGTCAACGGCAATGGAGCTGGCAATGGCGAGGATGAACTCAGCAGGCAGCTGAAATCCTCGCAGCGGGAAAAGTCAGAGCTACGCAGCAAGCTGCAGACACTACGG GACAAAGTCAAGCAGCTGGAGTGCGAGCGGAAGAGCAAGTTCTCCGGTGGAAACGCCTACGATCGGGCCGAGAAGTCCAGCTCCTATTATGCTGGGGCGGCTGATTCCGGGGAGTTCGATTCCAATCGTTACGATGTGGGCGCAGTCAACGCCAGCATCGGAGGCGGCGGATCCTTCAACTGTGGACTGGATCACAGTGTGATCGAGCAGGAGACTCGAGATTTGCGACTCAAGGTGCGCCGCCTGGAGACACTGCTGGCGGAGAAGGAGTCGGAGTTGGCGCGATGCAAGGCGCGGATGAACGACAGCGCCAAGTGTCATGAGGGCATGGACGGGGATCGCTATCGCAGTGCCCAAATGCACGCCGAGAAGCTTCTAGACGCCAGGGAGCAATCGCATCGCCAGCAGGTTTTGCGTCTGGAAAATCAG ATCTCCATGCTGCGCGAGCAGTTGGCCCAGGAGGCCAAGAGGCGGCAACAGTATATTCTACGCAGCTCAAAGGCCAACCGGGAGATGCAGCACCTGAGGAGCACTCTTGGGGATTCCCTGCGCAACGTGTCCCAGCACCCGGTGGATGCCCACCTCCTGGAAAGCGAAAGTCGACG TCTCGATTCAGCCGTTTCGATGAGTCTGCCGCCGTCGACCTGCCGGGACTATGATCGCGATTAG